In the Ursus arctos isolate Adak ecotype North America unplaced genomic scaffold, UrsArc2.0 scaffold_5, whole genome shotgun sequence genome, one interval contains:
- the PCDHAC2 gene encoding protocadherin alpha-C2 isoform X2, translating into MELAGTRPGATAHPRLPPPMSWLLLLPPPLLLLLLLLLLPGPAASQLRYSVPEEQAPGALVGNVASALGLELRRLGPGCLRINHLGAPSPRYLELDLTSGALFVNERIDREALCEQRPRCLLSLEVLAHSPVAVSAVEVEVLDINDNSPRFPRPDYQLQVSESVAPGARFHIESAQDPDVGANSVQTYELSPSEHFELDLKPLQENSKVLELVLRKGLDREQAVLHHLVLTAVDGGSPARSGTAQISVRVLDTNDNSPTFDQSTYRVQLREDAPPGTLVVKLNASDPDEGSNGELRYSLSSYTSDRERQLFSIDASTGEVRVSGALDYEEASSYQIYVQATDQGPVPMVGHCKVLVDIVDVNDNAPEVVLTDLYSPVPEDAAPNTVVAVLSVNDQDSGLNRKVSLGLEASLPFRLNGFGNSYTLVVSGPLDRERVAAYNITVTATDGGVPQLTSQRTLQVEISDINDNPPSFLQDSYSIYIEENNLPGVLLCTVQATDPDEKENAEVTYSLLEREIQGLPVTSYVSVNSASGSLYAVNSFDYEKFREFFVTVEAQDKGRPPLSSTVTANVYVVDMNDHAPHILYPTSTNSSAAIEMVPRTAPAGYLVTKVIAMDSDSGQNAWLFYHLAQTSDLDLFKVELHTGEIRTTRKMGDESGTTFNLTVVVRDNGEPSLSSSVAITVAVVDRVSKILPDTQRHVKSPRTYSEITLYLIIALSTVSFIFLLTILVLSIIKCYRYTAYGTACCGGFCGVRERCPAELNKQANNNIEARIPHGLKVQPHFIEVRGNGSLTKTYCYKACLTAGSGSDTFMFYNTGAQTGLGPGGAQAAASDSRHLTGQSGQSAGNLIILKNDAVSQNEPRQPNPDWRYSASLRAGMHSSVHLEEAGILRAGPGGPDQQWPTVSSATPEPEAGEVSPPVGAGVNSNSWTFKYGPGNPKQSGPEPKKQTQVSFLLRRKGEASQSRQ; encoded by the exons ATGGAGCTGGCGGGCACCAGACCTGGGGCGACAGCGCATCCGCGACTCCCGCCGCCCATgtcctggctgctgctgctgccgccgcctctcctgctgctgctgctgctgctgctgctgccgggCCCCGCGGCCTCCCAGCTGCGATACTCGGTGCCGGAGGAGCAGGCACCCGGCGCGCTTGTGGGCAACGTGGCTAGCGCGCTGGGGCTCGAGCTGCGGCGCCTGGGGCCGGGCTGCCTGCGCATCAACCATCTGGGTGCGCCCAGTCCGCGCTACCTGGAGCTGGACCTGACGAGCGGAGCGCTCTTCGTCAACGAGCGCATTGACCGGGAGGCGCTGTGTGAGCAGCGGCCTCGCTGCCTGCTCAGCTTGGAAGTGCTGGCGCACAGCCCCGTGGCGGTGAGCGCCGTGGAGGTGGAGGTACTGGACATCAACGACAACTCGCCGCGCTTCCCGCGGCCCGACTACCAGCTGCAGGTAAGCGAATCGGTGGCCCCTGGAGCGCGCTTTCACATAGAGAGCGCGCAGGACCCCGACGTGGGCGCCAACTCCGTGCAGACCTACGAGCTCAGCCCCAGCGAGCACTTCGAGTTGGACCTTAAACCCCTGCAGGAGAACAGTAAGGTGCTGGAGCTGGTGCTGCGGAAGGGCCTAGACCGCGAGCAGGCAGTCTTGCACCACCTGGTCCTCACGGCTGTGGACGGGGGCAGTCCAGCCCGCTCGGGCACGGCACAGATCTCCGTGCGTGTCCTGGATACTAACGACAATTCTCCCACCTTCGACCAGTCCACTTACCGCGTCCAGCTCCGGGAGGACGCTCCCCCAGGCACACTGGTGGTGAAGCTGAATGCCTCGGACCCGGATGAGGGCTCCAATGGCGAGCTCAGGTACTCCTTGAGCAGCTACACGTCGGACCGGGAGAGGCAGCTCTTCAGCATCGACGCCAGCACTGGGGAAGTGCGGGTAAGTGGAGCGCTGGATTATGAGGAGGCCTCTTCCTACCAGATCTATGTGCAGGCGACTGACCAGGGTCCAGTGCCCATGGTGGGTCACTGCAAGGTGTTGGTGGACATCGTGGATGTGAATGATAATGCGCCGGAGGTGGTGCTCACGGACCTGTACAGCCCTGTGCCTGAGGATGCTGCGCCCAACACCGTTGTGGCCGTCCTCAGTGTCAATGACCAGGACTCAGGCCTCAACCGGAAGGTGAGCCTGGGCCTGGAGGCCTCACTGCCTTTCCGACTCAATGGCTTTGGGAACTCCTACACACTGGTGGTGAGCGGTCCATTGGACAGGGAGCGGGTGGCTGCCTACAACATCACGGTGACAGCCACTGATGGGGGAGTACCACAGCTCACATCCCAGCGGACACTGCAGGTCGAGATCTCTGACATCAATGACAACCCACCAAGCTTCCTACAGGACTCCTACTCCATCTACATCGAGGAGAACAATTTGCCAGGGGTGTTGCTTTGCACTGTGCAAGCCACAGACCCAGATGAAAAGGAGAATGCGGAGGTGACCTACTCCCTCCTGGAGAGGGAGATTCAAGGGCTACCAGTCACCTCCTATGTCTCCGTTAACAGTGCCAGTGGCAGCCTTTATGCCGTCAACTCCTTTGACTATGAGAAGTTTCGGGAGTTCTTTGTGACTGTGGAGGCCCAGGACAAGGGGAGGCCACCACTGAGCAGCACTGTGACCGCCAATGTGTATGTGGTGGACATGAATGACCATGCCCCTCACATCCTGTACCCTACCTCAACCAACTCGTCAGCAGCCATTGAGATGGTGCCTCGAACTGCCCCTGCTGGTTATCTGGTCACCAAAGTCATAGCCATGGACTCAGACTCTGGCCAAAATGCTTGGCTCTTTTACCATCTggcccagacttctgacctgGACCTCTTTAAAGTAGAGCTACACACGGGAGAAATTAGGACTACCAGGAAGATGGGAGATGAGAGTGGAACTACTTTCAACCTGACGGTGGTGGTCCGGGACAACGGGGAGCCGTCACTATCATCCTCCGTGGCCATTACCGTGGCTGTGGTGGATAGAGTCTCCAAAATCCTCCCTGATACCCAGAGACATGTTAAGAGTCCTCGGACATACTCGGAGATTACACTTTATCTAATAATAGCATTGAGCACAGtgtcttttatatttctgttgaCAATCCTCGTTCTGAGCATCATCAAGTGCTACCGCTACACGGCGTATGGAACCGCGTGCTGCGGGGGCTTCTGTGGAGTGAGGGAGCGGTGCCCCGCTGAGCTAAACAAACAGGCCAATAACAATATCGAGGCCAGGATACCACATGGCCTCAAAGTGCAGCCTCACTTCATTGAAGTGCGAGGGAATGGCTCCCTCACCAAGACCTACTGCTACAAGGCCTGCCTGACAGCAGGCTCAGGGAGTGACACTTTCATGTTTTATAACACAGGGGCACAGACAGGACTGGGGCCTGGGGGAGCCCAAGCAGCAGCTAGTGACAGCAGGCACCTCACAGGCCAAAGTGGGCAGAGTGCGGGGAACCTGATTATTCTCAAAAATGATGCTGTTTCTCAAAACGAG CCGCGACAGCCCAACCCTGACTGGCGTTACTCTGCCTCCCTCCGAGCAGGAATGCACAG CTCTGTGCACCTAGAGGAGGCTGGCATTCTACGGGCTGGTCCAGGAGGGCCTGATCAGCAGTGGCCAACAGTATCCAGTGCGACACCAG